From the Chryseobacterium sp. G0201 genome, the window TTCACCGTCCTACTCTACGGTTTATTTGCGGTTGTTTCTTTGCAGAAAGCAGTTCGTGACAGATTAGAGAACATCAAAGTGACAGATATTTATTACGGTATCTGTTGGTTTGCAACCTTATCTTCTATCATTTTATTAGCCATCGGATTATGGAATGCCACCATCCTTCCTAGTGAAAAAGGTTTTTATGGTTTTGCATTTTTACTGGCACTTTTCGGAGCCATCGCGGTTCAGAAAAATACTCGAGACAATATGCTTCAGGAATAATAAAAAAAATCCGTCTCACAACCAAAAAGTGAGACGGATTTTTTTTGTGAATTGTAAATGGTCAATTAGCTTTGCGGTCAATTTTAAATTGTAATGTAAATTCACCAATCACCATTCACCTTATTTATCATACTGATTCGGATGTTGAGCTTTGATGTCGTCAACAGTTCCCAATACTTTATCTTTTAAAGCTTCCTGATATTTCTGAAGTTTTTCAGCCACTTCAGCATTACCCGTTCCAATAATTTTTGCGGCTAAAATTCCGGCATTTAAAGCGCCATTCAAAGCTACGGTTGCCACAGGAATTCCGCCCGGCATTTGAAGGATAGACAATATAGAATCCCAACCGTCAATAGAATTACTAGACAAGATCGGAACTCCAATTACAGGTAAGGTCGTACAACTTGCCACCATTCCCGGAAGGTGTGCGGCACCTCCAGCTCCGGCAACAATTACTTTCAAACCTCTTTCCTGAGCTGTTTTAGCGTAATCAAACATTCTCTCCGGCGTTCTGTGAGCCGAAACTACCGTCAATTCATAAGGAATGTCCAATGTTTTTAAAAAATTCGCAGCCTGTTCCATGATCGGCAAGTCGCTCTGACTTCCCATAATAATTCCTACCATCTTCAATTTTATTAGATCTTCAAAGATAAAGAATTTTAAAATTGTAAAATAGTGAATTGTTAATGATGAATAGTGAATTTTGCTTCGCAAGTGAATTGACAATCATTAAACTTCCAAGTCGAAAATTGACAATGAAATGAATTCACTACTGACTATTCACTCCCTTCTGTTCCCATCCAAATTCATCAAACTGTACCCATTGTGTTCATTTCAAAAAAGATATATTTGTGAACCACTTTATTCTATTTTGAAAGATTACAAACTTATTTTTGCCGTCATTACCGTAGCTCTTGTTTGGGGTACCACTTTTTTGGCGATTCGCGTTGCGGTAGAAACTATTCCGGCATGGTTTGTAGCTGGGATCCGTC encodes:
- the yiaA gene encoding inner membrane protein YiaA; translation: MKKQNVSNAFIAASWVALGAGMIGFIVGLVRAEMLLNEKGYYFTVLLYGLFAVVSLQKAVRDRLENIKVTDIYYGICWFATLSSIILLAIGLWNATILPSEKGFYGFAFLLALFGAIAVQKNTRDNMLQE
- the purE gene encoding 5-(carboxyamino)imidazole ribonucleotide mutase; protein product: MVGIIMGSQSDLPIMEQAANFLKTLDIPYELTVVSAHRTPERMFDYAKTAQERGLKVIVAGAGGAAHLPGMVASCTTLPVIGVPILSSNSIDGWDSILSILQMPGGIPVATVALNGALNAGILAAKIIGTGNAEVAEKLQKYQEALKDKVLGTVDDIKAQHPNQYDK